In Populus alba chromosome 9, ASM523922v2, whole genome shotgun sequence, a genomic segment contains:
- the LOC118048628 gene encoding branched-chain-amino-acid aminotransferase 6, whose product MQRGVQTASDASINGDQEEHDLCNWDELKFSFIPTDYMYVMKCSSGESAFSQGHLTRYGNVELSPSSGVLNYGQGLLEGLKAYRGDDNRIRLFRPEQNALRMQMGAERMCMPSPTAEQFVSSIKQTALANKRWVPPPGKGSLYIRPLLLGTGSILGVAPSPEYTFLAYASPVGNYFNGPMHFSVEDKVYRAIPGGTGGIKSITNYSPIYKAITQAKAKGFTDAIFLDSATGKNIEEATACNIFVMKGNVISTPPIAGTILPGITRKSIIEVASWFGYQIEERAIPLEELINADEAFCTGTAIAIKTVGSVTYQGQRVEYKTGEGTVSEKLRRTLTGIQTGRIEDTMGWVVEIE is encoded by the exons ATGCAAAGAGGTGTGCAAACAGCTAGTGATGCCAG TATAAATGGTGATCAAGAAGAGCATGACCTTTGCAACTGGGATGAGCTTAAATTTAGTTTCATTCCAACTGATTACATGTACGTGATGAAATGCTCTAGTGGGGAGAGTGCATTTTCACAAGGCCATCTAACTCGCTATGGAAACGTGGAGCTGAGCCCTTCCTCTGGAGTTCTAAATTATGGACAA GGTTTACTTGAAGGCTTAAAGGCATATAGAGGTGATGATAACCGTATTCGACTCTTCCGGCCAGAACAAAATGCTCTACGCATGCAAATGGGGGCGGAAAGAATGTGCATGCCATCACCAACTGCTGAGCAATTTGTTAGTTCAATAAAGCAAACTGCTTTGGCCAATAAAAGATGG GTACCTCCTCCAGGAAAAGGATCGCTCTATATTAGGCCCTTGCTCCTGGGAACAGGGTCAATTCTAGGTGTGGCGCCATCTCCAGAATACACCTTCCTAGCATATGCTTCTCCAGTTGGCAACTATTTCAAT GGTCCCATGCACTTCTCTGTTGAAGATAAGGTCTATCGAGCAATTCCTGGAGGAACTGGTGGCATTAAATCTATCACTAACTATTCGCCT ATTTACAAGGCAATCACTCAAGCAAAGGCCAAAGGCTTCACCGATGCTatattccttgattcagcaacTGGCAAAAATATAGAGGAGGCTACTGCATGTAATATCTTTGTTATGAAG GGAAATGTCATCTCAACTCCTCCAATAGCCGGAACTATTCTGCCTGGAATCACAAGAAAAAGCATCATTGAAGTTGCTTCCTGGTTCGGATATCAAA TTGAGGAACGTGCTATCCCACTGGAGGAGTTGATAAATGCTGACGAAGCTTTCTGCACAGGAACTGCGATAGCAATTAAGACTGTTGGCAGTGTAACCTATCAGGGACAAAG GGTTGAATATAAAACAGGCGAGGGTACTGTATCTGAGAAACTACGTAGAACATTGACAGGAATTCAAACTGGTCGCATTGAGGACACTATGGGATGGGTCGTGGAGATTGAataa